In the Uranotaenia lowii strain MFRU-FL chromosome 1, ASM2978415v1, whole genome shotgun sequence genome, gacaacatcgctattggacggtacgaattgggatcagaagctggttttccgggcttttggatagcaatgactcttacttgtctccaatcttggggaacaatgttgtgctccaagaattgattaaataaatttaacaagcgaaatttggcggcatccggaaggtttttcaacaagttaaattttattttatcaattcccggagctgaattgttgcaagataggagagcaagtgagaattcgaccattgaaaagctggaatctagatcacacctatctggaggcacattccggattattttttgcacaggtgtagaatctggacagactttccgtgcgaagttaaatatccatctatgtgaatattcttcactttcatttgtagatgatcggttacgcatgcttcgtgccactctccacaaggtactcaaggatgtttcccgtgataaaccacccacaaaattcctccaatacgcctttttcttccccttgatcaagtttttgaactgcttttcaagggaaacatatgtttcaaaaaggacgagagttccatgttttcgaaaatctttgaatgctttcgATTTGTctttataaagcttggaacactgctggtcccaccaagGATTAGGGGGCCTTCTAGGaacagatgaatctgggatgggtttcgtttgagcacaaagtgcactttcatatatcaaacgtgaaagaaagtggtactcctccaacGGAGATAGAACATGCATAGAATCGATGGCTGTtattatttcgtccgagtactttttccagtcgatgtgtcttgtaaggtcatatgtcatatttattgtgtttgaagagctgaccccattaGTGATTGTAATTTCgataggcaagtgatcactaccattaggatcatggaccaccttccactggcaatcaaatgatagggaatttgagcagagtgagaggtcaattgcgctttgtcttgcaggaggtttaggtacccgtgttttttcacccgtgttcaaaattgttaaattgaaactgtcacaaatgtcatagataagagttgaacgactatcgtcaatttgttctccccagacagttccatgcgaattgaagtcccccaggatcaaccttggctcggggagcactgagcacaggtcctccaggtgacttcgatccactgcaactctatgaggccagtacaaactgacaacacataagtccttacctcttagagcaagttcactggttgagatggagttggaaatttcgatggtttacatcacatcacaacacatttgccgtccaccggtgttgggaaaatctgatattcgaacagtttcgagCTGCAAAATTTatatcgtataacactttttggctgagggtgatagaaaaacatggtattttgcaacaccgaaccggAGTGATACAGCCGGCGTAGCAATACAGTATTGCTACGCGAATATGACATTTGCCGTCAGTTTTGTCAAGTTTCCGTGCAGAATAGTCGGGTTAGAAAGTGTTTAACCGCAGTGATCCCACGTGGTTTGCCGTTTGCCGTTTGGCTCCGGTGTTGTTTTGCaagacagtcgtccggcattatTGCATTTGCagcatgtcctgcccagcgtatccgtccagccttcaccaccaTTTTTACTCTGTATGGACCGTTTTGGCTTTGTTTGGTCGATTCCTTTCAGAAGGGATCATTCGAAAATCTCAAAGCaattttcatccttcctggtcctaaagAATACTTATGCTTAATTTCAGCTCCCAAGTTCTTaataagacggctgagataacATTGAACAAACAAACACACGAACAATCAAAGCaacaaacaaaatcataaaataaaagATGAGTATCCAGGATTACTATGGTGGAGCGTCGGAAGAGCTGGACATCGGACAATTCGCATACTGCGAGCTAACGCCGATGGATGAGGGCGAACAATCCGACAGCGTTGCAAGTGGTAATctttcaacaaaacaaaacttagtTTTATGTTGAAGTAAcgttatgattgattttagatcCTTCGCAAGACATTTGGCAACCAGGAGAAGTATCTCTGTTAAAACAGttgttcgaatttttcaaagataaaGGGCCAAAAGCATATCGAAATATAACTGCTGAACTGAAAAAACATAAGTTTTATTTCAACCCTTCTCAGGTTGAACAAAAACTGCGTCAACTAGGCCTTCATATCAGTTCTGTTGAGACTAGCCAGTAGGTATTTTTAGTTCTGTTTTGTGTCATAAgcattattaattttaattaattttttttagcgtCGGTATAAGAGGTCGTAATTTTAGCGAGGTGGAAGACACCCAAATATGCCGTTCGTGGAAAACAATTACGAACGACGCAACCGTAGGGACGGATCAAGCCAGGacgaaattttgggaaaaaattcaattacATGCAGCTCGGCATCAACCGTCGTTGGCCACAAGACCACCAGATGCTTTACGGCAACGTTTCAACCATCTGAAAAAACTAGTACAAAAGTACCTTGATTGTGAGGTATTTGCTTTCAGGCACCAAGGTAGTGGGACCTCATATGAAGACGTGTTATCAATCGCGTCTAAGAATTTCATGGTCCAAAACAACCTCAAGGAGTTTAGATTGCAAGGCTGCATAGAGGTTTTACGTAACGAACCAAAATTTAACACGAACGTTACAAAAAGTGTTGGTATGTGTTTTCTCAAAAAGTTTAAACATTCCGAAGGTTGCTTGGGCGAACTTGTTAAAGGACACTTAGTAAAATGTTCTGGCCGaactgatttcaaattgaattgacaTAAGGTCAAATGTTAATTCGAATGATTGTTCGTCAACAACGCACCTGACCTTGATCTCACTTTGAACCGTGAGAAAACATTCCTTTGAGAAAGTAATAGGTACTCATTTATGACCTCGCCTATAGATAACTCGATTCTAATCTCTACGACTCAAAGTTCGACTTTTGCTTGTCGGTGATCGTGCTTATCCTGAACTAACGCTTTCCAGGGATTTTCGGTCTCATGACTTATTTGGTCAACTTTCCTTTTCGACTTCTTGTGCttttcggcctaacatctttcatCGTCCTCATTCTACCTAGCAACGTTCAGCCGTACCCTCGAAAcgctaaatttaatatttatcgaTTATATTACAGACTCTAGCCTGCAATCAATACCGGACTTCGTCGAGTCTCCAACAACATCAGAGATGGATTATAGCGAACCAGCTACTCCAAGGAGCTCCGAAAACAGGCCCTTGGGCCAAAAAGCcagcaaattttcaataaacaatagCCGAAAAGATGTAATGGAGAAACTTGTTGATAGTATCAACAAGAAAAACGATGTGCTAGCTCGCAATGCTAAGGCTCTGGAAGAGGCAACATCCGTCAAAATAATGGCAACCCCTATTGAAAACCTTGACGAAGTTGCAAAGGAgtacttcattttaaaaaaaaaactaattctaaAAGATCTTCAAAAAGAAACACAAGCCTTTGAATCACTCATAAGTGAAAGTGATTCCGACTAGAAGTTAAGTATTTTGTTCTGTtttgaatacaattttgttatttatgaattttaattaaaacaatctttcgttgaaaaaatgaagaaatgaaaattcatcaaggttcttttattttttatttctgtaattcaatgaaaaaattataaaaaaaattcaaatgattaatAAATTGAGAAATATCTACACTTAACCTAAGGTAATCCTTTTATGTCAGAGATCTATTAATTCAACTGATTACTGGGAGACACGTGGCGCTAGAGAGCCTGGTAAGTGCAGCAGATGCCGGACAGGATGTCCGGATATGAGAGATGAGACTTGTTCGTGAACCGGCAGACAATTGGTTGTTTCACGGGCGTGCCATCCATTTGTTACTTTTAGCATCGAAAACTTTTCCGGAAGTAACATCATCCGCAACTTATTATCACCTtcacaaatgataaaaaaaaatttgattgatgcCATTAGTAGTTCCAACAAAATCTGAAGTTATCATCTACTCGTACCCGGTACTTCTTCTGCAGATAGTCTGGAGGAATATAGATTTTAAACTCTTGTGGTTCAGCGGAAAAACTTTTTCTGGGTTCGTCTGGCCCATATGTTTGCACCGTTTTGAATGGAATTCCTGTTGGTTAGGCATTCAATCACATCGCATCGTTAGAAAAATCCCAAGTTCGAAATTTCTTGCCTTCGCTGTTTGGTTGGCATTGAGCAGAGTTCGTTACAGAGTTGCATTTGCTGGAATTGTTTTGTCCATCCATAGTACCTAAACGACTTTCGTGACCAACGATTCAATCGATAGCATTTTGCCTTCCACATAGCCCAACTGGCTGAAACAATCCGATTGCGACGTTGAATGCAACGTTTCCGGTCCGTTGTTGGCTTACTCGAGCCTTCCACTGCATTGCAATCTTCTTCCCTTAAAGGCTCCTATCGGCCCTTCTGATCCTGGCCTATATGCAGTATCATGACCTCCAGATAGTCCACCTTGCGATCATATATTTAATTTCCCCCACCAAGGCTCTCCTAACGATTGAGCCATATCTGTggataaaaattcatgcaacGGTCGATTTTTACGGACACCTGTTAAAAAGAAAGGATTATATTTTTGCTGAACAATTCATCCAACACACTCACCTTTATGAACATCaacacgatttttttcctttctcaagTCTTGATTTTCCCGACCATCTCCCTTCCGTGCTTATTTACCAAATCCAGCAAACAGTTTTTCTTCCGGAACGTTTTGGACTGGAGACTTATGCAACCGTTTTTCGGCCACTCTTGCTGGCGGTCACCGGGCCATCATCATCTCCATTACATTCTGCTGCTGCTCGACTCCCTTCCTCCTTCAACCTGCAGTACCAAGgcaaacaaaatttcttttcatggcTTTTTCTAGCATTTTGAAACCCAGACCTTTGCTCCAACAAACATCTTCCTTTGCCGGTTCTATGGGATTCTCCATACCGTCAttcttaaaaatggaaaataaattgaGATCAACCATTATATTAATCCTACTGTATCAATTAACTTACCttacatgattttgaaaatagccTCAGTAGATTTGTTCCTTTTTTCCTTGCGCTGATTACTGGTCAATCTTCTTGGCACAATCCAAAACCCCAACACGAACAACACATCGGGGTAGTTTTGTACATTCGACCCATTTATCAGGGACTTTCTTCTTGGGGACTGAGGCCATTATCGGGTGCAGCACATTTTATTGTGACATTGCATTTTGCAAGCCATATGCCTGTGACGAGACGGACGCAGACGCACTCGATGAAGGGTGGTAGTTTCCGCAGCAACATCAGCGCCTGACACGATCGAAAACGATAGCTCTGCGACGTAAATAAACACAGTACAACAAAGAAACATCCGCTGAATAGGaataaaattaatgataaaattttctaatcaactaTCAACGAAATCACTCAAATTAAAATCctattttgaataaatgaatACAAATTTCTTACCGTTAAAGTGCTGTGCCCTTGGCTGCATTAAGACTGTTACTCTTGAGGGCTTTGACTGGCCATATGTCCGGAATGTCCTCGTATCCCTCCGTGTTTTCCCTGGTCAGCTATTCCTATTTCCGTGCtggttatttttgtgtttgattACAAAGCGTGAATAATGTTCATCACGATGCTTGTCAATTTGATGCACTCCGGATAGTTCCTTTTTTCGACAAAGAAATATGCAGGATTGAGTTAGAGAGAAATCGGATGGAAGCAGCGGATATGTTCGGCACACGCTTCCGAACCCGGTTCAGACGTCTTGCGCTTtcagcaaaatttattttatccgAGCTAGAAACGGTatataaaaatgcaaacatCGTTGTTGAATGttcgtaataaaaaaaaacatcttacctGCTGTGAATCTGACGTGCTTCTCCGATATTGGAGGAACGCATAACCGGTCAACTGCCTCCCTTATTGCCCTGTTCGTCGTAGTCATCATGTTCCGACAGGGAGAAGCAAATGGCGTTGTCAAAGTGTCACGCAATACCGCATTGTTTTTGATGGCTCAGGGCGCGCGGCACGATTAACACTCaaggttttagttttttttaaaaataaaacgtatacggtttaatttgttttttacttGATTATTAAATCgtcaatcaaatttgtttacaatttcGAAAGAGCATCGGGGTCACGAACAGCGATGCCAGTCAACCGTGTTGCGGTTGCAATAAACATTTGAATGGAAAAGCCGTAAAACCTTGTTATATTTTATATCTATATGAATAATTAtgttcttttgaattttattgaatataATCCCTCCAaaattagaaatagaaattttcaGCAAGATAATTGTTCaatgaataattaaatataTATGAAAACTTGTAAGTCCGAACTTGCTTTGATTGTAATTTTCAAAGAGATCATGattcatttgattaaaaatttgaaattatcattagaGGGGTTTTAATACACAAAGAAACTTATtatctttaaaacattttttgcaaaacaaaatttctatcTTAAAcggtcatttcaaaaattttacaattagatcaaaattgaaaaataataaacttggCACCGCTGGAAGTGTCAAAAGTGCACCTTTTTCTTATAACACTCCGGTGGACGACCAAAAATTTTTGATCTATTTTCCGCGTTAGAAAATTTCCCAACTGTGCTACAACTATCACAATTTCTATCACTTtcttccaacaccagtgaacttgctcttatagttgtatgacaagcaacagcttcaattccgcccgataaaggaaggtgaattctataaaaagagtggcacttattgatccccaaaagtacccctccataagaatcgtcacgatccaggcggataatattaaaattgtggaatgagatgttagattgagaagataaccaagtttcggacaatgcaaAAATATCACAGTTCGTTTTATGAAGTAAATGGTTGACCACATCCAGTTTAGGAATGAGACTACGACAGTTCCACTGtataacagtgatatctccgacctctcggcgtaaattagccatcgagagagataaacactgaaagaaggggccaagtttgcatcaattgctcaAAAAATGTCTTCACAATAGGAAGCATTGCTGAAATAATGCTTCTTATGGAGTCCGATGCATCAAAAAACGAAAGCAGTCCATTCACAATATCGGACAGCTTGAAAAGTCCCATTTGGACAGTCACCGCAGAAGAGCTAGTGTTAGGTGTTGGGTGTTTTGATGTTCCTGCGACTGCAGGATCATTGGAAGATGTAGTTTTCCCGCGAAAACCAGGCGGGATTTGGTTCTCCTTATCCACTGAAGATTTCTTACCACTGCTGATTGATGAGCTGATTAGAGGGACCTTTTTAGGAATTTTAGGAGAAGTTACCTTTGAACGCTTCCGGGAGCTCCCTAACAAGAATGATGGCTGTTCTTCATCAGTTGTATCTGTGGCACCGTCGTCAACCGGCAGTACAGAAAAAACATTGTTTGAGAGAGATTCTACCGGAGGAGATGTGCTTTTCAGAACTGCGGCATAGGAGCGTTTAGATTTTTCTATTAATGAACGCCTCTGTTTTACCCAACTGTTTTTAAATGCGTCACAAGAAGATAAATCATGGGGAGAACCTCCGCAATATACACATTTGTGAACTGTTGCGGAGCACGCTCCATCCCCATGATTTTCACCACAACGAGAACAACGAGGTTTACTACAACAGTGGGAGGCAGTATGTCCTATTTTGATGCATTTGTCGCAATTCATGGGACGAGGCACGAACAGCCTAACTGGAAGCCTTAGCATGTCATCAATGAGGACATAATGAGGGAGTGCTGTACCCTCAAATGTTACCCGAAATGAGGCTGACGGCGAATATTTTTTAACGCCAGCAACGACGGAGGCAGTCACGAGTTGGCGGCAGTCCAAGATTTTGACCTCAGTCGAGTCGAGGCTCCTGAATCTGCCCACACCGTGGGCTTTAACATATTCTGCTGTCAGACTCATTTCGGATATCACTCCCTCAATTTCCACCTCTCGAGATGGAACAAACACTcgatattccaagttgaaatgATTGCTGGCAACAATTTCGTTGGCTGCTTTCAGGCTAGCCACGACAACCCGCAATTTGTTAGGTCTTACCTTTGTAACGCTGGTTACAGAGGACCACTTAGCCAGAGTCTTCGTAATTTGAATAACGTTGAGTGGTTTTCCGTTAGGTTTAGGCCGGAAAAAACCACCCACGGACCAGCAAAAGTCGAATTAGCCGAATAAACCTTGATTCGGGGGGTCGCAGTTTCTGTGGGTGATGGCGAGAGATCTTCTTTTGTAAATGTATGAGCACCTGAAGGACCCGCTTCATCAACTGAGATGTTATTCTCAGTGGAAAAGCTAGGGTCCTCCAGGTGCTCAACATTTTCATAGAGGATGCTCCCATCATCCATAGGAACTGTGGGGTCCTCCCctccgccttcgctcatattttattACGGGGACAAATATGTCTTCCgtaattaaaatatgaacgaagtACACTcacaaaatccgaaaaaaaaacaaagagaaaAGGTAGCTAGGGATAGTACTAgtttaggttaaaaaaaaaagggaaaatgaataaagcaaatacaaatcttaattttttgttgttgttgcatcAAATGAGTCCAGTGCGGCTTTGTTTTGTAGCCACCCTCCGCTCAGCTCGATTGCGATATGGCAGCTGATTTGATGACCTTGATGACCACGTGGCTTGGTCGAAAAAAGCGCTTTCTTCTTTTGTGGTCGACTGGCTATCGTGTTGAGGCTCCTGGTCCCCGGCGACGGCACACCTACTCCGGATGGCGGGTTACCTATTGGATCCCTCGAACTCCCTTACGGCACATTCAAGGCCAGTTGTATCGGGCTGGAAACACGATGCGCGTACCGAAAATCACACACTATTGTTTCGTTTTAGAAGAGCGATAGAACAATGCGACTGCACGGTACAAACTTTACGGTTGGAATGAGGTGGATGATGTTGTCATTCCTCCGAAATTGAGGTATAGAAGGCACGGTTTAATTTTCACTACCGCTTTTCTGTTGATTGAGCAGCCGCCTGAATGGTTTTTCCACctcctaaaaaaatataatttttgttttgattagttCTAGTTTATCTTAGAATGCATTACAAAATATGAAACTCACCGTCAGAAccaatttcattgtttttccgGTGCAAATATTTGTTCTTTCAGTCCTAATTTCCGGCTAAATTGAAGTTTTCCAACCGAGAAATTATCGATGCAATCGCAAACacgccattttttttcttttgtttgcgACTTATGCAAACACAGCTAGgacaaaaaatctgattccACTAATTCGTTTTTAGATCACAAACTGTATCTTTCAGTAATAGTTTAATGATCATTTCTAGCGAAGGCGCATTATGAATAAAATagtattgaaaattggattgtTTAAGGACGATACAACGGATAGTCACTATTAGGGTAATCGGAACTGAATGATATTGAAGATTCAGTGTACGGTATTTGATTATGCGGGTGGGAACTTCTAATcaaatctgtaccaacacgtgaaaaggatctatctccaaaagtaaacaaaaaccattttcagtacctcatgataggccaacagttgccctacttaacggtaaaacccttttgagaaaatgatatttcgttacattgaaaactcaaattgagtaaaggatctataaacattttaaaaccagaactgccatcacatggatatacaccctttactccggaacaatttttcgctactactccgcaaacaaactcaaaatcatCAATTCGACTCTTTATTctacataaaaacatagttgcaaatgtatgcgagcttataactagagctaaaaataagaaaatagcaaagggtgtataaacaggttagacaaaatattacgtgagctaggttctatgtacgatagcgcgttgtttttttccatgaaaattgatattcctctattctaacatgggatgcttcttaaaaatcgtttgtctttcataaaaacaaaaaatttgaagtgattttaattagggatttaaaataggttgtattttcttcaaacgcgtttttcttgatACGCTATATATGGAAATAGATGCTTTTTATGTGTTGGTAAAGATTTgacactttattcaacataaaatcatagttacaaatgaacgcgagcttaaaactaaagctagaaatgagaaaatagcaaagggtgtataaacaaagGAGACAAAATATaacgtgagctaggttctatctacgatagcgcgttggtttttcattaaaattgatattcctctattctaacatatAGAGGATGCTTCTAAACATCGTTTGTCTGTCATAAAATGCAaacatttcaagtgatttttaattagcgatttaaaaaaggttatattttcttcaaacgcgtttttctcgattagCCGTATATGGAGatacatccttttcacgtgttggtacagaaatcctttaaaaaaccgaccacttttttttaagaaaatcaagaaatgtgCATTATTGacttatttagaaaaataaacccCACAAACAATCAGTGAGTATAATGCacatatttcttgattttcttgaacaaaaagGTAGTCGATTTATTTTATTAGGATTTGATTGGCCCTagcttcgtttcataaagttacaaatttgttacaattgtatgaaaaaatggaaaaccgtattttattttaatttttttctcatgatgCACTCagcattttcaactgtttaaaatgatttttaaggaaaaataaaaaatcatgaaacgaagggttagatgttccaaaatttcaaacgcgtttttctcgttccgAGTTAACTTCTAGTTACGCCCTAATGAAATGTTTGGCTCGAAATCAGCTGATTCATTCGAGGGATTTGGATGAACATAATTTCGAGTagttttgacagttgttttaaaatttgaaaagcacGAAAAGCATCGACAAAAACACAAAACCAAAAAgcaacttcaaaataaaattcgtagatatttaattttctttttaaaaatggaCTATTATAGCACTATATGTCGTCTTTGCGAAGTGTCTGATAAAATGGCCGAGAAGTGGACGGATTTGTTTACCATCGGAAGTGAGCAAACgttgaacaaaataaaagccTGTATAAATATTGAGGTAAACAAATATGGGGATTTGATG is a window encoding:
- the LOC129760590 gene encoding uncharacterized protein LOC129760590; translation: MSIQDYYGGASEELDIGQFAYCELTPMDEGEQSDSVASDPSQDIWQPGEVSLLKQLFEFFKDKGPKAYRNITAELKKHKFYFNPSQVEQKLRQLGLHISSVETSHVGIRGRNFSEVEDTQICRSWKTITNDATVGTDQARTKFWEKIQLHAARHQPSLATRPPDALRQRFNHLKKLVQKYLDCEVFAFRHQGSGTSYEDVLSIASKNFMVQNNLKEFRLQGCIEVLRNEPKFNTNVTKSVDSSLQSIPDFVESPTTSEMDYSEPATPRSSENRPLGQKASKFSINNSRKDVMEKLVDSINKKNDVLARNAKALEEATSVKIMATPIENLDEVAKEYFILKKKLILKDLQKETQAFESLISESDSD